In Rodentibacter sp. JRC1, one genomic interval encodes:
- a CDS encoding type II toxin-antitoxin system YafQ family toxin, with protein sequence MNADNQLTFQVSITTLFKKDIKKLEAKQLCSPEFNEVMYLLQHNKPLPKKYLDHPLEGKMKEYRDCHIFNDLVLIYKIDRDKKELQLIRIGSHSALFK encoded by the coding sequence TTGAATGCCGATAATCAACTAACTTTTCAGGTTAGTATCACCACATTATTTAAAAAAGACATAAAAAAATTAGAGGCAAAACAACTTTGCTCACCTGAATTTAATGAGGTTATGTATTTATTACAACATAACAAACCTCTTCCAAAAAAGTATTTAGATCACCCTTTAGAGGGGAAGATGAAAGAATATCGAGATTGTCATATATTCAATGATCTTGTACTAATTTACAAAATTGATAGAGATAAAAAAGAGCTTCAGTTAATTAGGATAGGTTCACATTCAGCCCTATTCAAATAA
- a CDS encoding H-NS family nucleoid-associated regulatory protein: protein LENKRLALIKELEEKGWRPEDLLNPVTQKAKARHTRKAKNKYVYVTEIGETQYWTGRGRMPATLKAQVESGKSLDSFLIQE, encoded by the coding sequence AGCTAGAGAACAAACGTTTAGCCCTTATTAAAGAGTTAGAAGAAAAAGGTTGGCGTCCTGAAGATTTATTAAACCCGGTGACTCAAAAAGCCAAAGCTCGCCACACGCGCAAAGCGAAAAATAAATATGTTTATGTGACTGAAATTGGAGAAACTCAATATTGGACTGGGCGTGGTCGAATGCCGGCAACGTTAAAAGCACAAGTTGAATCTGGTAAATCTCTTGATAGCTTTTTGATCCAAGAATAA
- a CDS encoding type II toxin-antitoxin system RelB/DinJ family antitoxin: MVKTMTSINNSSFSFRLAGNLKQKAFSVIEQYGFTPSQALNLFLTEIANKKTIPLDLSYLKPNATTLAAMEEAENGELEIISPHNSDKNIVEVLNNLIP, encoded by the coding sequence ATGGTGAAAACTATGACTAGCATAAACAATTCATCTTTCAGCTTCAGACTAGCTGGAAATTTAAAACAGAAGGCTTTCAGCGTTATTGAACAGTATGGATTTACACCTTCTCAGGCTTTAAATTTATTTTTAACTGAGATTGCAAATAAAAAAACGATTCCATTGGATCTCTCCTATTTAAAACCAAATGCAACAACATTGGCAGCTATGGAAGAGGCAGAAAATGGAGAATTAGAAATTATTTCTCCTCACAATTCTGATAAGAATATCGTTGAGGTTTTAAATAACTTAATTCCCTAA